A region of Lycium barbarum isolate Lr01 chromosome 1, ASM1917538v2, whole genome shotgun sequence DNA encodes the following proteins:
- the LOC132627703 gene encoding probable NAD(P)H dehydrogenase (quinone) FQR1-like 1 isoform X2: protein MSAPLKGDAPVITPDELTEADGFVFGFPTRFGMMPAQFKAFLDATGGLWKTQALAGKPAGIFYSTGSQGGGQETTALTAITQLVHHGMIFVPIGYTFGAGMFEMEKIKGGSPYGAGTFAGDGSKQPTELELEQAFHQGKYIATITKKLKVSA, encoded by the exons ATGAGTGCACCTCTAAAAGGTGATGCACCAGTGATTACACCAGATGAGCTTACTGAGGCTGATGGCTTTGTATTTGGATTTCCAACAAGGTTTGGGATGATGCCTGCTCAGTTTAAGGCTTTTCTTGATGCAACTGGTGGTCTCTGGAAAACTCAAGCACTAGCAGGCAAACCTGCTGGCATTTTCTATAGCACTGGTTCTCAAGGAGGCGGCCAAGAAACTACCGC GTTGACAGCAATTACACAGCTTGTTCATCATGGAATGATATTCGTTCCAATTGGCTACACATTCGGAGCTGGCATGTTCGAGATGGAGAAAATCAAAGGCGGAAGTCCATATGGTGCTGGTACTTTTGCTGGTGATGGCTCTAAACAGCCTACAGAGCTTGAATTGGAGCAAGCTTTTCATCAGGGGAAATACATTGCCACCATCACTAAGAAGCTCAAAGTCTCTGCCTAA